A stretch of Aedes aegypti strain LVP_AGWG chromosome 2, AaegL5.0 Primary Assembly, whole genome shotgun sequence DNA encodes these proteins:
- the LOC5573476 gene encoding uncharacterized protein LOC5573476 yields the protein MVSRGAVIVVLLVGVVALSVAETANTAVGSPRIEQTTDREQSRQQVVQGTRWWPYGWGWGWGWGIAVFVLAIVKGSILLGLFVIWAFFRGFGRKSGGCAPIIIRESSPPISFEHHHPWDRNAVEYGRSKRSPDYLDSELYWTDLVTDIGFSFLGVHTNDCRKRFVCEVDIRERRDPWLKFGTSVFGMDIFRRYRSEDDKNATTFEECAKMYEKCTLDGPSISFNVLTKPINLLQDLHGNVENQDNQPSNNEVTTQEADEYLDEITEEATTTTTGPPKKKSYNKRKRFFKVA from the exons ATGGTCAGTAGAGGGGCAGTGATCGTGGTACTGTTGGTGGGAGTGGTGGCGTTGAGTGTGGCAGAGACGGCCAATACTGCAGTGGGATCACCACGGATAGAGCAAACGACGGATCGCGAGCAAAGTCGCCAACAAGTTGTCCAAGGAACCAGAT GGTGGCCATACGGATGGGGCTGGGGTTGGGGTTGGGGCATAGCAGTGTTTGTATTGGCGATCGTCAAGGGATCCATTCTGTTAGGTTTGTTCGTGATCTGGGCCTTCTTCAGAGGCTTTGGTAGGAAATCAGGAGGCTGCGCACCGATTATCATCCGTGAATCGTCACCACCAATTAGCTTCGAACATCACCACCCATGGGATCGTAACGCAGTCGAATATGGCAGATCGAAACGCTCTCCAGACTATCTCGACTCGGAACTGTACTGGACCGACTTGGTGACGGACATTGGATTCAGTTTTCTGGGAGTTCACACAAATGATTGCCGCAAACGGTTCGTTTGTGAGGTTGATATACGAGAGAGGCGTGATCCGTGGTTGAAGTTCGGAACATCGGTCTTTGGAATGGATATCTTCAGACGATACCGATCAGAAGATGATAAAAATGCCACCACGTTTGAGGAATGTGCAAAAATGTACGAAAAATGCACGCTCGATGGGCCTTCGATATCTTTCAACGTTCTGACTAAGCCAATCAACTTGCTACAAGATCTGCACGGTAATGTTGAGAACCAGGATAATCAACCTTCCAACAATGAAGTGACCACCCAAGAGGCAGATGAATATCTGGACGAAATAACAGAAGAAGCTACAACTACCACAACAGGGCCTCCGAAAAAGAAGAGCTACAATAAACGAAAACGGTTTTTTAAAGTTGCCTAA
- the LOC110675401 gene encoding uncharacterized protein LOC110675401: MVGTNGSSRLWIEMKIVLGVLVMCYVVGVASAFEDSAKSATFPVGGAKEESGRATAEVEAYYGQMWFRLWQGPLMMVLKTTATLAFLMFTFGTTAIQGAAHYYKNSNEHDELPTVINGYVENYGTPAILSFWG, from the exons ATGGTCGGGACCAATGGTAGTAGTAGGCTTTGGATCGAAATGAAGATCGTTCTGGGCGTTCTGGTGATGTGCTATGTAGTAGGCGTTGCCAGTGCTTTCGAGGATAGCGCGAAGAGTGCTACATTTCCAGTAGGCGGCGCAAAGGAAGAAAGTGGTCGAGCTACGGCGGAAGTGGAGGCGTACTACGGGCAAATGT GGTTTCGCTTATGGCAGGGACCATTGATGATGGTGCTCAAAACGACGGCAACATTGGCCTTCTTGATGTTTACCTTTGGGACGACGGCAATTCAAGGCGCAGCACATTACTACAAAAACTCGAATGAGCACGATGAGTTACCAACTGTAATTAATGGCTATGTGGAAAATTATGG AACTCCTGCAATCTTGTCATTTTGGGGTTGA
- the LOC110676625 gene encoding uncharacterized protein LOC110676625, with amino-acid sequence MEEKMYQLQRVLFGYYRSVRSAVGQILSSQFEMISILVLLVAVVCSVSAQTKFVTLDNVKYSYGIFAPVGLTVGSYVWYISALGLILGALVLLYFSKSWNSSSAYYNGIFGRRSMDYQRAFGESSLFDDLDSRMDTESQELFWKDRIRDIAKLFQEYY; translated from the exons ATGGAAGAAAAAATGTATCAACTTCAGCGTGTTTTATTTGGATACTATCGATCGGTACGATCAGCTGTAGGTCAGATACTTTCCAGTCAGTTCGAAATGATTTCCATTCTAGTGCTGTTGGTCGCCGTAGTTTGTTCGGTGTCTGCTCAAACCAAGTTCGTGACACTGGACAATGTCAAGTACAGTTACGGAATAT TTGCCCCCGTTGGATTGACCGTTGGAAGTTACGTGTGGTACATCTCGGCCTTAGGGTTGATACTGGGTGCCCTGGTGCTTCTCTATTTCAGCAAAAGCTGGAACAGCAGTTCAGCATACTACAATGGGATTTTCGGTCGGCGATCAATGGA TTATCAGCGAGCTTTTGGGGAAAGCAGCTTATTCGATGATTTGGACTCACGGATGGACACCGAAAGCCAAGAACTGTTCTGGAAAGATCGAATACGTGATATAGCCAAACTGTTTCAGGAATATTATTAG